From Bombyx mori chromosome 3, ASM3026992v2, the proteins below share one genomic window:
- the LOC101740477 gene encoding protein aveugle translates to MVEEPNLNSSKPKAKTTRPKAIYLWTEADVQKWLRRHCSDYYHMYWESFHEHDITGRALVRINDNTLLRMGINNKDHREAIWREILKLRLKADIVEIRDLERRHNYFNYDL, encoded by the exons ATGGTGGAAGAACCGAATCTTAATTCAAGTAAACCCAAA GCGAAAACGACCCGTCCCAAAGCTATATATTTATGGACAGAAGCCGACGTCCAAAAGTGGCTTCGACGCCACTGTAGTGATTATTATCATATGTACTGGGAGAGTTTTCACGAG CATGACATAACAGGTAGAGCTCTAGTCCGTATCAATGACAACACATTACTTCGAATGGGTATCAACAACAAAGATCACAGGGAAGCCATATGGAGGGAAATCTTAAAACTTAGACTGAAAGCTGACATAGTCGAGATCCGTGATTTAGAACGTAGGCAtaactattttaattatgaCTTGTGA
- the LOC101740616 gene encoding protein phosphatase inhibitor 2 — protein sequence MAQNLQKKPSKGILKTSRSVDGSDGMPSCSKRAKEQRFDEMNIMETFHPPNKDYGHMKVEEPKTPFSETVDGDLEPNDELDANLLAAKLAASMNKPPKCVESCDDSDEDMEEPEEVRRKRIEFEKKRKMHYNEFQALQLARQLMAQEDDEDNDDKAEKSTT from the exons atggcGCAAAATTTACAGAAAAAACCCTCCAAGGGCATATTGAAGACGTCTCGTAGCGTCGATGGCTCTGACGGAATGCCATCTTGCAGTAAGCGAGCGAAAGAACAGAGATTTGATGAAATGAACATTATGGAGACTTTTCATCCACCGAATAAGGACTATGGTCACATGAAGGTAGAAGAACCTAAAACGCCTTTTTCGGAGACGGTAGACGGTGATTTGGAACCAAATGATGAATTAGATGCTAATCTACTCGCAGCTAAGTTAGCTGCCAGCATGAACAAGCCGCCGAAGTGCGTGGAGTCCTGTGACGATAGTGACGAGGACATGGAGGAGCCGGAGGAAGTACGCCGAAAGCGTATCGAGTTCGAGAAGAAAAGGAAAATGCATTACAATGAATTCCAG GCATTACAACTGGCTCGACAGCTGATGGCTCAAGAAGATGACGAAGATAATGACGACAAAGCCGAGAAGTCTACCACCTGA